The window AGCGCTTTTTGAATATGCACCTCGTTATCGGCATCGACATTGGCGGTAACTTCATCTAAGAGTACAATCGGTGTGTTTTTTATAAGTGCACGTGCAATGGAAAGCCGCTGTTTTTCTCCGCCTGAAAGTTTTACCCCCGCTTCACCTATTACCGTGTCATATCTCTTTTCCATTTTTTCGATAAAACCGGTACAGCCTGCTCTGTATGCCGCTTGATAGACTTCTTCGGCGCTTGCCTCAGGCCGCCCGATGCGGATATTATTCATCACCGTGTCATCAAATAAAAACACGTCTTGAAACACAAAACCGATATTTTTAAGAAGATTTTCATACGAAAGCTCTTTTATTTTTTTACCGCCGATAAGAATTTCTCCTTCGCGTATATCCCAAAAGCGTGCAATAAGATTGGTAACGGTTGTTTTACCGCTGCCTGAAAGACCGACAAGGGCGGTCAGTGTGTTTTCTTTAACGGTAAAATCAATATGTTTCAGTACGGGCTTTGTTTCGTAAGCAAACGTTACGTCTTTAAATTGAATATCAAAGCGGCTAAGCGTTTGCCGGCCGCTCATGGCCTGCATTTTGGGAATGGTTTTAATTTGATTGATTCTGTCGATGGACTGTTGAGTCATTTTTGCAAAAACGCTGAAAATACCCATTGTTTCCGCTCCTGCAAAAAGACTGAAAGATAAAATCATGAGCAAAAAGGCTTTAGGAAAAGAGTTTTCCCCGCGCAATACAAAAAATGCGGAGAGAATAACGATTGCCGCCGTAACTAAACGGAAGCAAAATTGAAAAACAGTTCCCGCTTTAATATGTACCAATTCCGCATTAAATGAAAATTCCTGTAAGCGCTTAAAGGCGTTTTGTGTTTTAAAGAATTGCTTTTCCGCCATATTGCAGGTTTTAAGTACATGCAGCCCCTTAATGAATTCTACGGCATCTTCGGTAACGCTTCCGATAAACTGTTGGCGGTTAATACCGAGCCTGTCCTGTAATGAGGCAAAATGTTTATACGAAAACCATACCGGAATCAACAATAAAAGCGTTGCAAAGAAAATCCTGTAATCCATATACAGTAGAATACCCAAGCCGATAATAAATGAAGGAAGGCCGACCGCCGCTTTTTCCAGAACACCGGCACCTTCAATTTCGATAAAGGCTGCATCGGATGTTACGGTAGAAACCAAGTCGCCGAGATTCTTTTCGTTAAAAAAGCCCATCGGAACGGAACGTAATTCCTTTCCCAGTATTTTCCGTTCTTTACACATAACTTTATATCCCGCTCCGGAGCGTAAGCGTTGCACGTAGTAGCGCATTACTATTCTTAAAATGACACAAGCAATCATAATCAGTGAGTACCGAATAACATCGGCAGCTGTAAGGGGTTCCGTACATGCGGTATTCAACTCGGGAATACGGGACACTATGTTATATGCTGCAAGAATGGGGACGGTAAGTATAAAGCCGTCGATACCGCTTAACAGCAAAGAAACATATAACTCCTTTTTTATCGTTCCCATTAACGTAATATAATTTTTTATTGTCTTAAACATAATGATACTCCCCCTTCCATTTGTGCGCTCCATAAGGTTTGATACAGCGGCGATGTCTCCAACAAATCTTTATGCGTACCCTGCGCGTGTACACTGCCGTTTTCCATTACGATAATGGAATCGCATTCGGCAACGGTTGAAAGACGGTGAGCAATGATGATGACCGTTTTATTTTTACACAGTTCTTGCAACGATTGCTGAATTTTGTACTGATTTTCCATATCGGTGTAAGCGGTCGCTTCGTCTAAAATGAGAATCGGCGTATTGCGTAAAAGAGCGCGTGCAATGATAATCCGCTGCCGCTGCCCGTTTGAAAGTTTAGCACCGTCATCTCCTGCACACGTTTGATATCCGTTTTCAAGCTCTCCGATAAAATCGGTACATTGTGCAAGGCGGGCTGCTTCCATTACTTCGGCATCACTTGCATCCGGTTTACCCATGCGGATATTTTCCATAATCGTCATATTAAAAAGAAAGGTGTCCTGCGTAACATAGGTAATTTTTTCCATTAAAGTTTTAAGCGGAATATTTTTATAGTCTATCCCGCCGAGTGTAATGGAACCGCTTGTGATATCCCAAAAGCGTGCCGCTACATTTGCAATCGTTGTTTTCCCCGAACCGGAAATACCGACTATCGCTGTTTTTTATTTTCGCGGAAAGTAAATGAAACATTGTGTAACACTTGTTTTTCGTCGTACCCGAATGATACACCGCTGAAGACGATTTCATTTTTTACAATATACTTACTACAATTTTGATCGGGCAAATTACAGAGTGCAGGTTCTTCAAGTTCGGGAGCGGATAACACTTCTGCAATAAGGCGCTTTCCGTTTTGGATATGATAAAAATTATCCATGAATTCGGTGAACTTTAAAAGCGTACTGCCTATTCCGAGTGAAATAATAACCGTAAATAAATACATATTTGCATGCAACGTTCCGGCCGTATACAAAAAACCGCCGGTAATCAGCACACTTACCGTAATTGACGACAACAGAACAAATGCGGGTGCGGTTACGAAATACATTTTATTATACAACCGCAAGGTTGAATTTTGATAATTATCAATAGCTTCCGTATATTTTGAATACATTTCGGTTTCGTTTCCGAATATTTTAATTTCCTTGTTTCCTTTAATGTATTCTATGACTCTGCTGTTCATATTCGAAAGTGCCGCATAATAGGTACGGGCAAATTCATCCATAATGCCGAAATACATCGGGAAATAAAAACTAAGCGTTACAGTTGCAGGAATCAAAACGGCAAGTGCCATACGCCAATCCGCAAAGAAAAGAAAAGCAATAATCGAAAGCGGAAGTAATACGTTTGAGGTAGTTTCAGGCAGAGCATGAGCCAGCGGATATTCCAGCCGTTCGATACTGTCTATAAGCATGGAATGAAAATAACCGGCACCTTTTACCTGCGTAAAGCCGAGCGGCATTTTCATCATTTTTTCGGTAACGGCAAGTCTTATTTTTCCCAAAAGGAAAAACGCCGTTTTATGGGAAATTGCCGTTGATATACCGTACATCAACAAAGACAAAAAGAAAGAAGCGATAATAATAAAGGCGTATACCGCCAGTGAGCGCATTGTCAAAGCCTTTACCGCCGACTCCGTTAGTATTTTATATACCGTAAAATAGGGTACGAGTGTAAAAAAAACGCCGATTACCGCTATGCTTATCGAAGCGACATACAGTAATATTTTTTGACGTATAAAGTCCCCAAAACTGACCGCTTTTTCAATACGTGGTTTCATATATACCTCTTAAACCTTGCGCGGAATAAACGAAAAAACCGTATATCTAACCGTTTACCGTAAATCCTTAAAATGCTTTTTTAAAATGAGCTTTCCCAACAAAACACCGACTATTCCTCCGATAAAAGACACGGTCATACCGAATACCAAAAACCGGCCGGTGCTGTGGCGTACAAAGCCTTCAATGGTTTGTGCATCCATACCGGCATCTTTCCAGTGTTGCATGTTTTGCTCCAAAAAAAACAGTACCGGTATGCAGCCGCCGAAAATATAGGCAGCTTGAATAAGTCCGTAGCCGATTGCAACAGCCAGTATATTATAGTGCAGCTTGTATGCGGCGGCTTCCGCAAGCAAAGACGTTAGTATAACCGTCAAAATAAGCGGCACGTACATCATACCGGATAGTCCTGCGAACAAACAAATACCGACACCGATAAAAAGACTGAGAGCCCCGAATTTCTCTACCTTTTTTATCACAAACAATACAACCGTCCCCATCAAAACCGATACTATTGCAGGGCTGAATAAATGCAAAAGCGGATGTATCATTGCCGTAATCATTCCGATTCCCAATGTAACGGCTCCGTATATGGCTGCCAATAAACCGATTAACACAAATTCTCCGATTTTCCAATTTTTCATATCTTTTACTCCTTCACTATAGCTATTCACCTTACAGGTGATATGTAAAAACCGTTGTCAATTTTTTAATTCCCGTCCGATTAAGCGGAAAATCCTCCGCTATCTGTCCGTCTTTTAACAGTACCGCCCTATTACAGGTGTTGATAATAAACTCATAATCATGGGTTATGATGACGGCAGCTCCGCCGTTATCCGTGCATTTGTCGATAATACTGCACACGTTTTGCATATTTTTATAATCCAACCCGGCAGTAGGTTCGTCAAAAAGATGTATCGGTTTGTTTAAAATGTATGAAGACGCGATAATGAGTCGCTGTTTTTGTCCCGCCGAAAGGGTTTGCGGATGGCTTTCCGCCGTTTGAAATAGATTAAGCTGCTTGAGCACTGCCGGTATTTTTTCTCTGATACCGGAGCGCATTTCATTTCCCCATAAAAGGTCTTCGTACACACTGCTTCCGAAAATCTGTAAATCTACATTTTGCATTACACAGCTGACGACGGCGTACCGCTGTTTTGTGTCGAGTTTTTTACCGTGAAAAAATATACTACCCCTTTTTTCTTTGAGTAAGCCGCACAGTATTTTGGCAAGCGTTGTTTTCCCGCATCCGTTTTTACCGATTAACGCAATCTTATCTCCGCTCAAGATGTTTAAATTGAGATTGCATAATACCGGTTTTTCTTTTTTATATGCAAAAAAAATATTCCGTACGGAAAAAAGTGCCTCTTTACCGTTTTGCGGCGGTATTCCGCTTTCGGTTTGCCGTACGGTATCCTCTTCCGTGTTGTGCGACAGAAACTCCTTGCTTTTTTCAAACAGACTGATACTGCGTAAGCCAAGTCGGTGCAGAGCCTCATTTTTAAACTGTGAAAGAGCGGCTCCATCGTATACAGCCTTGATACTTCCGTCCGCCATTACAATGAGCGTATTGCATAAATCTTTTAGATAAAAAAGCCGGTGTTCTGCAAGCACAATGGCAATCTTCCGCTTTTTAAGCATACCGATCGTATCCCTCAAAAGGTCAATCGAGCGGTAATCGAGATTGGCGGACGGTTCATCCATCAATAAAACGGAGGTTCCCATCATCACAGCGGAAGCAACGGCTATTTTTTGTTTTTCTCCGCCGGAAAGTTCTTTAAACCGTTTGCCGATGAGGGTATCCAAAGAAAAAAAACGTACCGTATTATCCAAACGTTTTTTGATTTCAGACGGAGCAATGCCGAAGTTTTCACACGGGAATACCATATCGGAAAGAACGTCGAGCGTAAAAAACTGATTTTCCGGATTTTGAAAAACACTTGCCGCCGATTTTGAAATATCGGCAATACGCAACGTACAGGTATCGGTACCGTTTAGAAAAACACTGCCGGTTTTTTCACCGCTGTAAAATTCGCTGCACAATCCGTTTATACACCGCAGCAGCGTGGATTTTCCGCAGCCGCTTTCTCCGGTAATAACACATACCTCCCCTGCCTTAACGACGAGTGAAATACCGCTTACGGTTTTCTTTTCCGCTTCCGCGTACTTAAAAGAAAGGTTTTGTATGTTGAGAATGCTATCCATATATTCCGCGCAATCAGTCTTATTCAATTCCATATTTTTCCTTAAAAGTACCTTGGAGTATTATCATAAGAAGATATATACGGCTGTAAGCAGTGTGGAGGAACCCAGTATAAGCATCGTATCCGCCCTTCTTATTCTTACATCAAAATAAGAACTGCGTTTAGCATTGCAGCCATATCCTTTTATTAAAGCCGCAGATGAAAACTCTTCCGCCGTTTTAAGACTTTTAAACAGCATCGGTACTACAGAAGCTTCGATTGTCCGTACCGGGTGGCAGAGGGTATACGCCGGCGAAAGCGGAATGCCTTTTAACTTCATCGCCTCACGGACAGTACGAATGTCCTCCGTCATTGCCGGTAAATAACGAATCATAACAATAATGCTTAAAATAATACCCTTGTGTAATTTCATTTTTTCCAATGAGGCGGCAATC is drawn from Treponema pedis and contains these coding sequences:
- a CDS encoding ABC transporter ATP-binding protein, with the protein product MFKTIKNYITLMGTIKKELYVSLLLSGIDGFILTVPILAAYNIVSRIPELNTACTEPLTAADVIRYSLIMIACVILRIVMRYYVQRLRSGAGYKVMCKERKILGKELRSVPMGFFNEKNLGDLVSTVTSDAAFIEIEGAGVLEKAAVGLPSFIIGLGILLYMDYRIFFATLLLLIPVWFSYKHFASLQDRLGINRQQFIGSVTEDAVEFIKGLHVLKTCNMAEKQFFKTQNAFKRLQEFSFNAELVHIKAGTVFQFCFRLVTAAIVILSAFFVLRGENSFPKAFLLMILSFSLFAGAETMGIFSVFAKMTQQSIDRINQIKTIPKMQAMSGRQTLSRFDIQFKDVTFAYETKPVLKHIDFTVKENTLTALVGLSGSGKTTVTNLIARFWDIREGEILIGGKKIKELSYENLLKNIGFVFQDVFLFDDTVMNNIRIGRPEASAEEVYQAAYRAGCTGFIEKMEKRYDTVIGEAGVKLSGGEKQRLSIARALIKNTPIVLLDEVTANVDADNEVHIQKALQELLKDRTVIMIAHKLSSIQHADQVLVFESGSIIQRGTHAELIGKDGLYKRLWDMQYRTASWHV
- a CDS encoding MptD family putative ECF transporter S component yields the protein MKNWKIGEFVLIGLLAAIYGAVTLGIGMITAMIHPLLHLFSPAIVSVLMGTVVLFVIKKVEKFGALSLFIGVGICLFAGLSGMMYVPLILTVILTSLLAEAAAYKLHYNILAVAIGYGLIQAAYIFGGCIPVLFFLEQNMQHWKDAGMDAQTIEGFVRHSTGRFLVFGMTVSFIGGIVGVLLGKLILKKHFKDLR
- a CDS encoding ABC transporter ATP-binding protein, encoding MNKTDCAEYMDSILNIQNLSFKYAEAEKKTVSGISLVVKAGEVCVITGESGCGKSTLLRCINGLCSEFYSGEKTGSVFLNGTDTCTLRIADISKSAASVFQNPENQFFTLDVLSDMVFPCENFGIAPSEIKKRLDNTVRFFSLDTLIGKRFKELSGGEKQKIAVASAVMMGTSVLLMDEPSANLDYRSIDLLRDTIGMLKKRKIAIVLAEHRLFYLKDLCNTLIVMADGSIKAVYDGAALSQFKNEALHRLGLRSISLFEKSKEFLSHNTEEDTVRQTESGIPPQNGKEALFSVRNIFFAYKKEKPVLCNLNLNILSGDKIALIGKNGCGKTTLAKILCGLLKEKRGSIFFHGKKLDTKQRYAVVSCVMQNVDLQIFGSSVYEDLLWGNEMRSGIREKIPAVLKQLNLFQTAESHPQTLSAGQKQRLIIASSYILNKPIHLFDEPTAGLDYKNMQNVCSIIDKCTDNGGAAVIITHDYEFIINTCNRAVLLKDGQIAEDFPLNRTGIKKLTTVFTYHL
- a CDS encoding energy-coupling factor transporter transmembrane component T encodes the protein MRLSSKKILDFRTFLFLNLILMMFLILSGKQVIVITAFAIAAAVMMIAHEWRAAGIAALWFIGNFALHYYTPFLYKRFSHSSVPLFFGTLAFLMQRIIPFLMLALTVRKTKNISEIAASLEKMKLHKGIILSIIVMIRYLPAMTEDIRTVREAMKLKGIPLSPAYTLCHPVRTIEASVVPMLFKSLKTAEEFSSAALIKGYGCNAKRSSYFDVRIRRADTMLILGSSTLLTAVYIFL